The Nocardia sp. BMG111209 genome includes a window with the following:
- a CDS encoding IS3 family transposase — protein sequence MIVGFIDEYRRVYGVESICRALSAHGVQIAARTYRKARHRPPSARDIADAYLQNALRDLREKPEAMYGRRKLTHYQRRQGHEAAFCTVDRIMGVLGLNGVVRGRKQRTTIPGKDGGRATDKLNRDFTSTAPNLVWVADFTHVSTWTGWA from the coding sequence GTGATCGTCGGGTTCATCGACGAGTACCGCCGGGTCTACGGTGTCGAGTCGATCTGCCGCGCATTGTCCGCGCACGGAGTGCAGATCGCGGCGAGGACCTACCGCAAAGCCCGCCACCGGCCACCATCGGCACGCGACATCGCCGACGCGTATCTGCAGAACGCCCTTCGTGATCTGCGCGAGAAACCCGAGGCGATGTACGGGCGCCGGAAGTTGACCCACTACCAGCGCCGTCAAGGTCACGAGGCTGCGTTCTGCACCGTGGATCGGATCATGGGCGTGCTCGGCCTCAACGGTGTGGTTCGGGGCCGCAAGCAGCGCACCACGATCCCGGGCAAGGACGGTGGGCGTGCCACCGACAAGCTCAACCGCGACTTCACCTCCACCGCACCGAATCTGGTGTGGGTCGCCGACTTCACCCATGTCTCGACCTGGACCGGGTGGGCCTAA
- a CDS encoding transposase has product MGAPPADVHFETLRIWIEKALADRTWPGKPVASGLSPAERDELQKLRREIRDLKQANEILEPASAFFARELDGRHR; this is encoded by the coding sequence TTGGGCGCGCCGCCGGCCGATGTGCATTTCGAGACGCTGCGGATCTGGATCGAGAAGGCCCTGGCCGACCGTACGTGGCCCGGCAAGCCGGTCGCATCAGGGTTGTCGCCGGCCGAACGCGACGAGTTGCAGAAACTGCGCAGAGAAATTCGAGATCTGAAGCAGGCCAACGAGATTCTCGAGCCGGCGTCGGCTTTCTTCGCGCGGGAACTCGACGGGCGACACCGGTGA
- a CDS encoding SDR family NAD(P)-dependent oxidoreductase has product MRLASDRLSAQSPRMFRSNTVLLENKNAIVYGAGGAIGSAVAQAFSDAGARVFLTGRNRTTLEALAEEIRGAGGAAEVAVVDALDADAVEAHADAVIRDAGTLDVSFNAISLPQTGIQGIRLVDLTPESFDRPIATYPRAHFLTARAAGRRMSAQGSGVIVTITASPSRTATPRMGGMAPAWAAVESLSRGLAAELGPQGVRVVCINAAGMPETAQLTEVYGLHAAAYGISHEAFTARMTDLTVRKQLPTVAEIADVAVFVASDRAGGMTGAIANVTGGLFVD; this is encoded by the coding sequence ATGCGGCTCGCATCCGACCGGCTCTCCGCACAGTCCCCCCGAATGTTCAGGAGTAATACCGTGCTGCTCGAAAACAAGAACGCGATCGTCTACGGAGCCGGCGGAGCGATCGGAAGCGCTGTCGCACAGGCATTTTCCGATGCGGGCGCACGTGTGTTCCTCACCGGTCGCAACCGGACCACGCTCGAGGCCCTCGCGGAAGAAATCCGCGGCGCGGGCGGCGCTGCCGAGGTGGCCGTGGTCGACGCGCTCGATGCCGATGCCGTCGAAGCGCACGCCGACGCGGTGATTCGCGATGCCGGAACCCTCGACGTCTCCTTCAACGCAATCAGCCTGCCGCAGACCGGCATCCAGGGCATCCGACTCGTCGATCTGACACCCGAGAGCTTCGACCGGCCCATCGCCACCTATCCCAGGGCGCACTTCCTGACCGCGAGGGCTGCCGGGCGACGCATGAGCGCACAGGGATCGGGGGTGATCGTGACCATCACGGCGTCGCCGTCGCGGACAGCGACCCCGCGCATGGGCGGGATGGCACCGGCGTGGGCTGCTGTCGAATCGCTGTCGAGAGGTCTGGCCGCCGAACTCGGTCCGCAGGGTGTGCGAGTCGTCTGCATCAATGCGGCGGGCATGCCGGAAACGGCACAGCTCACCGAGGTGTACGGCCTGCACGCCGCCGCCTACGGCATCAGCCACGAAGCGTTCACGGCCCGTATGACCGACCTGACCGTCCGCAAGCAGTTGCCCACGGTCGCGGAGATCGCCGATGTGGCCGTGTTCGTCGCCTCGGACCGGGCCGGCGGCATGACCGGCGCGATCGCCAATGTCACCGGCGGCTTGTTCGTCGACTGA
- a CDS encoding helix-turn-helix domain-containing protein, translated as MLGRIYETQDCSAARALEIVGERWSLLIIRDALFLGLTRFGDFQRRLGLARNVLAARLDRFVEEGLMTRRPDAAGSAYHEYVLTPKGRELQPVVIALTHWGDRWAAPSDPPVTFRHRGECAGEVHLETVCEHCGNHPAPDEVEADPRALRTSTT; from the coding sequence ATGCTCGGCCGAATCTATGAAACGCAAGACTGCTCCGCCGCCCGCGCTCTCGAGATCGTCGGCGAGCGCTGGAGCCTGCTGATCATTCGAGACGCGCTGTTCCTCGGACTGACCCGCTTCGGGGACTTCCAGCGGCGACTAGGACTCGCCCGCAACGTGCTCGCCGCACGACTCGATCGGTTCGTCGAGGAAGGGCTGATGACCCGCCGCCCCGACGCGGCCGGATCGGCCTACCACGAGTACGTCCTGACCCCGAAGGGCCGTGAGCTCCAACCGGTCGTCATCGCCCTCACCCACTGGGGCGACCGATGGGCCGCGCCGAGCGATCCCCCGGTCACCTTCAGACATCGTGGCGAGTGCGCCGGCGAGGTGCACCTGGAAACCGTATGCGAGCACTGCGGCAATCACCCCGCCCCCGACGAGGTCGAGGCAGACCCCAGAGCACTCCGGACCTCGACGACATAA
- a CDS encoding IS3 family transposase, translating into MSRPGPGGPNHGGIENRGTRDQSTQFALMERADWYNNARLHSRLDYLTPAEYEAAYYAQNPPRRPALV; encoded by the coding sequence ATGTCTCGACCTGGACCGGGTGGGCCTAACCACGGCGGCATCGAAAACCGCGGCACTCGTGACCAGAGCACTCAATTCGCGCTCATGGAACGGGCCGACTGGTACAACAACGCCCGCCTCCACTCACGCCTGGACTATCTCACCCCGGCCGAGTACGAAGCCGCGTACTACGCTCAAAACCCGCCACGTCGACCGGCGCTGGTCTGA